A stretch of Aerococcus christensenii DNA encodes these proteins:
- the yycF gene encoding response regulator YycF — translation MKKILVVDDEKAISDIITFNLKKEGYEAKAAFDGEEALEIFEDYQPDLVLLDLMLPKKDGLEVCREIRKSSNVPIIMLTAKGEEIDKVLGLEMGADDYVTKPFSNRELSARIKANIRRSDVSKQEEQTEDDSGLNEIVVGNLIIHEDAYYVSKNGNEIELTHREFELLHYLAKHLGQVMTRENLLQTVWGYDYFGDVRTVDVTVRRLREKIEDLPSQPKYLMTRRGVGYFLQEASQE, via the coding sequence ATGAAAAAGATATTAGTGGTGGATGACGAAAAAGCTATCTCTGATATTATTACTTTTAATCTGAAAAAAGAGGGTTATGAAGCAAAAGCCGCTTTTGATGGAGAAGAAGCTTTAGAAATCTTCGAGGACTATCAACCAGATCTTGTTCTTCTAGATTTAATGCTTCCCAAAAAAGATGGGTTAGAAGTTTGTCGAGAAATTCGTAAATCTTCAAATGTCCCTATTATTATGTTGACAGCTAAGGGAGAAGAAATTGATAAAGTGCTAGGTCTTGAAATGGGCGCAGATGATTATGTGACCAAGCCTTTCTCTAATCGAGAACTTTCTGCTCGGATCAAGGCCAATATTCGGCGTTCGGATGTATCTAAGCAAGAAGAACAAACGGAAGATGATAGTGGATTGAATGAAATTGTAGTAGGGAATTTGATTATTCATGAGGATGCCTACTATGTTTCAAAAAATGGAAATGAAATTGAGCTAACCCACCGGGAGTTTGAACTTCTTCATTATTTAGCTAAGCATTTAGGGCAAGTGATGACGAGAGAAAATCTTCTTCAGACGGTATGGGGCTATGATTATTTTGGAGATGTTCGAACAGTAGACGTCACTGTTCGACGTTTACGTGAGAAAATCGAAGACTTACCTTCTCAACCCAAGTATTTAATGACAAGACGTGGTGTAGGTTATTTCCTTCAAGAAGCA
- a CDS encoding LysM peptidoglycan-binding domain-containing protein produces the protein MKHKKLVVGTSLAATAAIAAVTAPQVNAESYTVKFGDTLSELALQFNTTIEEIRDANNIQDINKIFAGETFEIPTATKEAAPQHPVQTQEVKETAAVEHHEEVQKDTHSALQNGVYTVLAGDTLNRIAEEFGTTAQAIRDLNGIQGDLIFVGQPLQVKVGLVSTAKVSDDQDDEVIVEEYAKDAPSTEQAATSEYTVVPGDTLAKIAEAYGLNVEELQLANGLDSDFIYAGQVLAVSPQAVSQAQKSQEKAEQERQAQAAQEKAEQERQAQAAQEKAEQERQAQAAQEKAAQEAQLREEARQKEAARQAREAQKKEAVAQPTAKIAQHGPYNGSVDPRNLAPAGQCTAYVINRLYGLGRPVPGMMGNANEWGAYAAQYGLAVSNHPQVGTAVSFPAGVAGASSYGHVGFVEAVYPDGSFQISEMNYAGVSGVNYRTIPAAVASSCQFINF, from the coding sequence ATGAAGCACAAGAAATTAGTAGTAGGGACATCTTTAGCGGCGACAGCGGCTATTGCAGCAGTTACTGCGCCACAAGTCAATGCGGAATCTTATACTGTTAAATTTGGAGATACTTTATCAGAGTTAGCTTTACAATTTAATACGACTATCGAAGAAATTCGCGATGCTAATAATATTCAAGACATCAATAAGATTTTTGCTGGGGAAACTTTTGAAATTCCTACAGCAACTAAGGAAGCTGCTCCACAACATCCTGTTCAAACACAAGAAGTTAAGGAAACCGCTGCAGTGGAACATCATGAAGAAGTACAAAAGGACACTCATTCTGCTCTTCAAAATGGTGTTTATACTGTCCTTGCAGGGGATACCTTGAATCGTATTGCTGAAGAGTTTGGGACGACTGCTCAAGCAATTCGTGACCTTAATGGAATTCAAGGAGACTTAATTTTTGTAGGTCAACCTTTACAAGTTAAGGTAGGACTTGTTTCAACAGCTAAGGTATCTGACGATCAAGACGATGAAGTTATTGTTGAAGAATATGCGAAAGATGCACCTTCTACAGAGCAAGCTGCAACGAGTGAATACACAGTCGTTCCAGGAGATACACTTGCTAAAATTGCTGAAGCTTACGGGTTAAATGTTGAAGAATTACAATTAGCTAACGGTTTAGACAGTGATTTTATTTATGCTGGTCAAGTTTTAGCTGTAAGTCCACAAGCTGTTTCTCAAGCTCAGAAATCTCAAGAAAAAGCTGAACAAGAACGTCAAGCTCAGGCGGCCCAAGAAAAAGCTGAACAAGAGCGTCAAGCTCAGGCGGCCCAAGAAAAAGCTGAACAAGAACGTCAAGCTCAGGCAGCCCAAGAGAAAGCAGCTCAAGAAGCTCAACTTCGCGAAGAAGCACGTCAAAAAGAAGCTGCACGTCAAGCTCGTGAAGCTCAAAAGAAAGAAGCTGTCGCACAACCAACTGCTAAGATTGCACAACACGGACCTTATAATGGTTCAGTGGATCCACGTAATCTTGCGCCTGCAGGACAATGTACAGCTTATGTAATTAATCGTTTGTATGGATTAGGACGTCCAGTGCCTGGAATGATGGGAAATGCTAATGAATGGGGAGCTTATGCTGCTCAGTATGGATTAGCTGTTTCGAACCACCCACAAGTAGGAACCGCTGTTAGCTTCCCAGCTGGAGTAGCGGGTGCTTCTAGTTATGGTCACGTTGGTTTTGTTGAAGCTGTTTATCCAGATGGCTCTTTCCAAATTTCTGAAATGAACTATGCTGGAGTATCAGGTGTCAACTATCGTACCATTCCAGCTGCGGTTGCATCATCTTGTCAATTCATTAACTTTTAA
- a CDS encoding DMT family transporter: MGTKKIMAVILTIIACMFWGLGGVLSQHVMQTFHVLPQELTMLRMSITGGGVLIYLTLRKKLPGKEFFENSSIWKRFVAFAIAGLVFNQFSYLKTITLTNPGTATILQYVAPILLLIYYCLVGKRWPKRKEIFAILFTIVGILLITTHGKVGQLVLSKEGLVWGMLSAVGMVFYHMLPLPLIKRYGPLATTGIGMAIGGLCLSLFIHPWNHLDLMNGHFILWLVLTVIVGTLTPYVLYLKGIQYLGPLPVSLIGTVEPVASTLLTVFLLKTSFVLLDYLGMGFILATVLLTVHDK; encoded by the coding sequence ATGGGCACAAAAAAAATCATGGCGGTCATTCTAACAATTATTGCGTGTATGTTTTGGGGATTAGGAGGCGTGTTGAGTCAACATGTGATGCAGACTTTTCATGTTTTACCCCAAGAGTTAACAATGCTTAGAATGAGCATTACGGGTGGAGGAGTTTTGATTTATTTAACGCTTCGAAAAAAATTGCCTGGAAAGGAATTCTTTGAAAATTCATCGATTTGGAAAAGATTTGTTGCTTTTGCTATTGCAGGATTAGTGTTTAATCAATTTTCTTATTTAAAAACGATTACGTTAACGAATCCTGGAACAGCCACCATTCTTCAATATGTAGCACCTATTCTTTTATTGATTTATTATTGCTTAGTTGGAAAAAGGTGGCCAAAACGTAAGGAAATTTTTGCTATTCTCTTTACGATTGTGGGCATTCTTTTAATTACCACGCATGGAAAAGTGGGACAATTGGTCCTTTCTAAGGAGGGACTAGTATGGGGAATGTTGAGCGCTGTAGGAATGGTATTTTATCATATGTTGCCTCTCCCTTTAATTAAACGCTATGGTCCATTAGCTACTACAGGAATAGGAATGGCTATCGGCGGTCTTTGCTTATCTCTTTTTATTCATCCGTGGAATCATTTGGATTTAATGAATGGACATTTTATATTGTGGTTAGTGCTTACTGTGATTGTGGGGACTTTAACACCTTATGTTTTGTATTTAAAGGGGATTCAATACCTCGGCCCGCTCCCTGTGAGTTTGATTGGAACGGTAGAACCTGTGGCTTCAACTTTGCTAACTGTATTTTTACTGAAAACATCTTTTGTGCTATTGGATTACTTAGGAATGGGATTTATTTTAGCCACTGTTTTGTTAACGGTTCATGATAAATAA
- a CDS encoding RsmB/NOP family class I SAM-dependent RNA methyltransferase, with translation MQLPSAFIKKYQRLLSSTDSPPFLHELEEGTVKKGFRINSLKENALKICQEELPFDLDPAPYAPLSFYGEIDGKSPLHQAGLVYSQEPSAMSVATVVDPQPGKCILDLCAAPGGKSTQLAAALKGKGLLVANEIIPKRAKILAENIERLGITNAIVTNHSPNQLAQHLPGYFDKVLVDAPCSGEGMFRKDNPAISEWTPQTPLTCQARQKEILPEALRLLKPGGQLIYSTCTFAPEENEEIIAWLVDHFPLHVDPIENFSTNIVSSGLMIWGQGNPDLEGTRRIWPHLHPGEGHFVARLTYQGPTQSSPSQFTSRSKKKSEKSSSRSLSREEKLYFEEFADRFNLQSISAPSLQVFGQELWLLPTPCPNLSGLRCLRQGLHLGSFLKKRFHPSFALAMSLSPSASIPKLDLSYEEWSHYIQGETFQKPGNQGWCLLCYHHMSIGFGKQVQGTVKNFYPKGLRFIPH, from the coding sequence ATGCAACTTCCTAGTGCCTTTATAAAAAAATACCAGCGTTTACTCTCCTCCACCGACTCTCCACCTTTCTTGCACGAACTTGAAGAAGGAACCGTAAAAAAAGGATTTCGGATCAATTCACTGAAAGAAAACGCCTTAAAGATTTGTCAAGAAGAATTGCCCTTTGACTTAGATCCTGCTCCCTATGCACCGCTTAGCTTCTACGGTGAAATAGACGGTAAGTCTCCTCTCCACCAAGCAGGATTGGTATATAGTCAAGAGCCCTCCGCTATGAGTGTGGCTACCGTTGTAGATCCCCAGCCCGGGAAATGTATCCTTGATCTCTGTGCCGCTCCTGGTGGCAAGTCTACCCAACTTGCTGCCGCTCTCAAAGGGAAGGGCCTTCTTGTGGCAAATGAAATTATCCCTAAGCGTGCCAAAATTTTAGCTGAAAATATCGAACGTTTAGGCATCACTAACGCTATCGTAACTAACCACTCGCCAAATCAGCTGGCTCAACATTTACCTGGCTACTTTGATAAAGTGTTAGTCGACGCCCCTTGTTCTGGAGAAGGCATGTTTAGAAAAGATAATCCCGCAATCAGTGAATGGACACCTCAAACGCCTCTAACCTGTCAAGCTCGTCAAAAAGAAATTCTTCCTGAAGCTCTTCGCTTACTCAAACCAGGTGGACAACTTATCTATTCTACCTGCACCTTTGCCCCCGAAGAAAATGAAGAAATTATCGCTTGGCTGGTAGACCATTTCCCGTTGCATGTTGACCCTATCGAAAATTTTTCTACTAATATTGTCTCTTCAGGGCTAATGATCTGGGGACAAGGAAACCCAGACTTGGAAGGAACTCGGCGAATCTGGCCACACCTCCATCCTGGGGAAGGTCACTTTGTCGCTCGCCTCACCTATCAAGGTCCTACTCAATCTTCTCCTTCTCAATTCACTTCTCGCTCCAAAAAGAAATCTGAAAAATCTTCTTCCCGCTCCTTGTCTAGAGAAGAAAAGCTCTACTTTGAAGAATTTGCTGACCGCTTTAACCTTCAATCTATTTCTGCGCCTTCACTCCAAGTTTTTGGACAAGAACTCTGGCTACTGCCTACCCCTTGTCCTAATCTCTCCGGCCTACGCTGCTTAAGGCAAGGGCTTCACTTGGGGAGTTTCCTCAAGAAAAGATTTCATCCCAGTTTTGCTTTAGCCATGTCTCTTTCCCCAAGTGCAAGTATTCCAAAACTTGATCTCTCCTATGAAGAATGGAGCCATTATATCCAAGGAGAAACTTTTCAAAAACCAGGGAACCAAGGTTGGTGCTTGCTTTGCTACCATCATATGAGCATAGGATTTGGTAAACAAGTTCAAGGAACCGTCAAGAATTTCTATCCCAAAGGTCTACGATTTATCCCTCATTAA
- a CDS encoding HAD family hydrolase, which translates to MIRLFATDMDSTFLNKDRLISNRNAAAVHALQDAGVEFLIATGRGYPMAKPLLDLASISCSMINLNGAIFTDDNGKFLHPYSLPFHLVQNIIAYCKHRQINYALMSAKRYYVENPKTYLQHVLSDSSPHADYLADRFKEEGLRSLRDFSIQENNLPLKIMIFAKEPSETESVRAAFQKEKDLSITSSHLLNLEITRYQATKGAALKTYIAEKGYQADEVITIGDSLNDLSMLKDFPHAYAMANAHPECIKAAPHLAPSNLCDGVGQVIEQLLANHLHCQ; encoded by the coding sequence ATGATACGCTTATTTGCCACAGATATGGACAGCACTTTTTTGAACAAAGATCGTCTAATTTCTAACCGTAACGCTGCTGCCGTTCATGCCTTGCAAGATGCTGGTGTCGAATTCTTAATTGCAACCGGCAGAGGCTATCCTATGGCTAAGCCCCTTTTGGACCTTGCTTCTATTTCCTGTTCTATGATCAATCTCAATGGGGCTATTTTTACAGATGATAACGGAAAATTCTTACATCCCTATTCTCTTCCTTTTCACTTAGTTCAAAATATTATTGCTTATTGTAAACATCGGCAGATTAATTACGCCTTAATGAGTGCAAAGAGATACTATGTTGAAAATCCAAAAACTTACCTACAACATGTGTTAAGCGATTCCTCCCCTCATGCAGATTATCTAGCCGATCGCTTTAAAGAGGAAGGCTTACGTTCTCTTCGTGATTTCTCTATCCAAGAAAATAATCTTCCACTCAAAATAATGATCTTTGCTAAGGAACCTTCTGAAACAGAAAGTGTTCGCGCAGCTTTTCAAAAGGAAAAAGATCTAAGCATCACCTCTTCCCATCTCCTTAATTTGGAAATTACGCGCTATCAAGCGACAAAAGGGGCTGCTCTCAAAACTTATATAGCAGAAAAAGGCTATCAAGCAGATGAAGTCATCACAATTGGAGACTCTCTCAACGATCTCTCTATGCTAAAAGATTTTCCTCATGCTTATGCCATGGCTAACGCTCACCCTGAATGTATAAAAGCCGCCCCACATCTTGCTCCTAGCAACCTTTGTGATGGTGTAGGCCAAGTGATTGAGCAATTACTAGCCAACCACCTTCATTGCCAATAA
- a CDS encoding PTS sugar transporter subunit IIB: MKKLLIMCGSGIATSTVVTGAVRTWLAEKGWDKEVTIIQSKVASEVNHIDDYDAVVSTTAVPDNIKDKVIMGIPILTGMGKEKVFEKLEKVLNL; the protein is encoded by the coding sequence ATGAAGAAGCTATTGATTATGTGCGGTTCAGGTATTGCAACCTCTACAGTTGTAACAGGAGCTGTGAGAACTTGGTTAGCTGAAAAAGGTTGGGACAAAGAAGTAACAATTATTCAATCGAAGGTGGCTTCAGAAGTGAACCATATTGATGATTATGATGCCGTTGTTTCAACAACAGCTGTGCCAGACAACATTAAAGATAAAGTGATTATGGGGATCCCAATTTTGACAGGTATGGGGAAAGAAAAAGTTTTCGAAAAATTAGAAAAAGTTTTGAACCTCTAA